From the genome of Vicia villosa cultivar HV-30 ecotype Madison, WI linkage group LG2, Vvil1.0, whole genome shotgun sequence, one region includes:
- the LOC131652426 gene encoding uncharacterized protein LOC131652426 isoform X1 has product MMRGSKRFAVSEPSQANTNETTFRDKRIMEGSLFDVHRAEPSQQLMVATPPLDMKRAESSQQHVRALNAQFASWVQTQLKNHPDELWEDGVRDYLDHATGIMEKFSDVVNWLKTNATHNNQQQQQQQPSLIPPSGFGLKANTTHNNQQQQPSLIPPSGFGFGLKANATKADNSTSGAGSGASLAGKKFLPEVTNKENKTFGEKIESPPVNTTTTTSFGSSWSPGIFSNNQNIFAFGNQSSAPSNSNHNASDDADAENDEEQPSSPSVKKSEEKGVAVVHEVKCKLYVKSSDPTDKDVWKDKGMGHLSIKCKEGVAKATKESRPTIIVRNEVGKILLNALLYPGIKTSAQKNSLVAIFHTSGNDDGGDNGSVVARTFLIRMKTEDDRNKLASIIQEYAPVS; this is encoded by the exons ATGATGAGAGGTTCCAAGCGTTTCGCCGTATCGGAACCAAGCCAGGCCAATACCAACGAAACGACG TTTCGTGATAAAAGAATAATGGAAGGATCTCTCTTTGATGTCCACAGGGCCGAACCATCCCAACAATTGATGGTGGCAACACCCCCATTGGATATGAAGCGGGCAGAGTCTTCCCAGCAGCACGTGAGAGCTTTAAATGCCCAGTTTGCGAG CTGGGTTCAAACACAGTTAAAGAATCACCCTGATGAGCTTTGGGAAGATGGTGTCAGAGATTACTTAGATCATGCTACAGGCATTATG GAAAAATTTAGTGATGTTGTCAACTGGCTTAAAACAAATGCCACCCACaacaaccaacaacaacaacaacaacaaccaagccttatcccacCAAGTGGGTTTGGCCTCAAAGCAAATACCACCCACaacaaccaacaacaacaaccaagccttatcccacCAAGTGGGTTTGGCTTTGGCCTCAAAGCAAATGCAACCAAGGCAGATAATTCTACTTCCGGTGCTGGTTCCGGTGCTTCTTTAGCTGGGAAAAAGTTTTTGCCTGAAGtaacaaacaaagaaaataagACTTTTGGAGAAAAAATTGAATCTCCTCCTGTCAATACTACTACTACTACAAGTTTTGGTAGTTCATGGAGCCCTGGGATATTTTCAAACAATCAAAACATTTTTGCATTCG GAAATCAAAGTTCCGCCCCTTCCAACTCCAATCATAACGCTTCAGATGATGCTGATGCTG AAAATGATGAAGAGCAGCCCAGTAGCCCATCAGTGAAGAAGTCAGAAGAGAAAGGTGTTGCAGTTGTACATGAAGTGAAGTGCAAGCTTTATGTGAAG TCAAGTGATCCAACTGATAAAGATGTATGGAAAGATAAAGGAATGGGCCATCTGTCCATTAAATGCAAAGAAGGGGTCGCTAAGGCTACAAAAGAGTCCAGACCTACAATCATTGTTCGAAATGAG GTAGGAAAAATTCTTCTCAATGCCTTGTTGTATCCTGGAATCAAGACAAGTGCACAAAAGAACTCTCTTGTTGCGATATTTCATACTTCG GGTAATGATGATGGTGGAGATAATGGTAGTGTTGTTGCACGAACATTTTTGATCCGGATGAAAACAGAAGATGATCGAAATAAATTGGCTTCAATTATTCAAGAATATGCTCCAGTATCTTGA
- the LOC131652426 gene encoding uncharacterized protein LOC131652426 isoform X2: MVATPPLDMKRAESSQQHVRALNAQFASWVQTQLKNHPDELWEDGVRDYLDHATGIMEKFSDVVNWLKTNATHNNQQQQQQQPSLIPPSGFGLKANTTHNNQQQQPSLIPPSGFGFGLKANATKADNSTSGAGSGASLAGKKFLPEVTNKENKTFGEKIESPPVNTTTTTSFGSSWSPGIFSNNQNIFAFGNQSSAPSNSNHNASDDADAENDEEQPSSPSVKKSEEKGVAVVHEVKCKLYVKSSDPTDKDVWKDKGMGHLSIKCKEGVAKATKESRPTIIVRNEVGKILLNALLYPGIKTSAQKNSLVAIFHTSGNDDGGDNGSVVARTFLIRMKTEDDRNKLASIIQEYAPVS, translated from the exons ATGGTGGCAACACCCCCATTGGATATGAAGCGGGCAGAGTCTTCCCAGCAGCACGTGAGAGCTTTAAATGCCCAGTTTGCGAG CTGGGTTCAAACACAGTTAAAGAATCACCCTGATGAGCTTTGGGAAGATGGTGTCAGAGATTACTTAGATCATGCTACAGGCATTATG GAAAAATTTAGTGATGTTGTCAACTGGCTTAAAACAAATGCCACCCACaacaaccaacaacaacaacaacaacaaccaagccttatcccacCAAGTGGGTTTGGCCTCAAAGCAAATACCACCCACaacaaccaacaacaacaaccaagccttatcccacCAAGTGGGTTTGGCTTTGGCCTCAAAGCAAATGCAACCAAGGCAGATAATTCTACTTCCGGTGCTGGTTCCGGTGCTTCTTTAGCTGGGAAAAAGTTTTTGCCTGAAGtaacaaacaaagaaaataagACTTTTGGAGAAAAAATTGAATCTCCTCCTGTCAATACTACTACTACTACAAGTTTTGGTAGTTCATGGAGCCCTGGGATATTTTCAAACAATCAAAACATTTTTGCATTCG GAAATCAAAGTTCCGCCCCTTCCAACTCCAATCATAACGCTTCAGATGATGCTGATGCTG AAAATGATGAAGAGCAGCCCAGTAGCCCATCAGTGAAGAAGTCAGAAGAGAAAGGTGTTGCAGTTGTACATGAAGTGAAGTGCAAGCTTTATGTGAAG TCAAGTGATCCAACTGATAAAGATGTATGGAAAGATAAAGGAATGGGCCATCTGTCCATTAAATGCAAAGAAGGGGTCGCTAAGGCTACAAAAGAGTCCAGACCTACAATCATTGTTCGAAATGAG GTAGGAAAAATTCTTCTCAATGCCTTGTTGTATCCTGGAATCAAGACAAGTGCACAAAAGAACTCTCTTGTTGCGATATTTCATACTTCG GGTAATGATGATGGTGGAGATAATGGTAGTGTTGTTGCACGAACATTTTTGATCCGGATGAAAACAGAAGATGATCGAAATAAATTGGCTTCAATTATTCAAGAATATGCTCCAGTATCTTGA
- the LOC131650302 gene encoding uncharacterized protein LOC131650302: protein MSTSEKFVQPSIPRFDGHYDHWSMMMENFLRSKEMWSLVDEGISGPVIGTTTTSEAQRKTVEEAKLKDMKVKNFLFQAIDREILETILDKGTSKAIWNSMKQKYQGSTKVKRAQLQALRRVFELLTMKGGEKVDNFLGRTLVVVNKMKSNGETMEQSTVVSKILRSLLNKYNYVVCSIEESNDLITLSIDELHGSLLVHEQRMQGNQWEEHVLKVAHEDRPNRVRGQSVFRG from the coding sequence ATGTCAACCTCAGAGAAGTTTGTGCAGCCGTCCATTCCGAGGTTTGATGGCcattatgatcattggtcaatGATGATGGAGAACTTTCTAAGGAGCAAGGAGATGTGGAGCCTAGTGGACGAAGGAATCTCGGGGCCAGTAATTGGGACAACAACAACAAGTGAAGCACAAAGGAAGACCGTGGAGGAGGCCAAACTCAAAGATATGAAGGTCAAGAACTTCTTGTTCCAGGCGATTGATAGAGAAATCTTAGAAACAATTCTTGACAAGGGAACGTCGAAGGCAATATGGAACTCAATGAAACAGAAGTATCAAGGGTCCACAAAAGTGAAAAGGGCACAACTTCAAGCATTGAGAAGGGTGTTTGAGTTGCTCACCATGAAAGGAGGAGAAAAAGTGGACAATTTCTTGGGACGAACCTTGGTCGTGGTGAACAAAATGAAGTCAAATGGTGAGACAATGGAGCAAAGTACAGTGGTTAGTAAGATACTTAGATCATTATTAAACAAGTATAATTATGTTGTTTGTTCAATAGAGGAGTCAAATGATCTAATTACTTTAAGCATTGATGAGTTGCATGGAAGTCTCCTTGTtcatgaacaaaggatgcaaggAAACCAGTGGGAGGAACATGTGTTGAAAGTAGCTCATGAAGACAGGCCAAATAGGGTAAGAGGTCAAAGCGTTTTTAGAGGATGA
- the LOC131647027 gene encoding dehydration-responsive element-binding protein 1E-like — MNIFESSFTEFNYGTHQHSDTSSSSETSSSNHNNAETFLASERPKKRTGRRVFKETRHPVYRGIRKRNNNKWVSEMRVPNSNKCSKSRIWLGTYPTPEMAARAHDVAALVLKGKSACLNFADSAWRLRLPESNDAEEIRKAAMEAAELFAVEDNSDGGAIEDSNDKHVMTEMEDMHDLLLRIANEPLRSPSPSITDYATNWGDMEIFDTQVSSLWNFSI, encoded by the coding sequence ATGAATATTTTTGAATCATCGTTTACCGAGTTCAACTACGGCACACACCAGCACTCTGATACATCTTCTTCGTCAGAAACAAGCTCCTCAAACCATAATAATGCAGAAACGTTTTTGGCATCTGAGAGACCTAAGAAGCGAACAGGTAGAAGAGTATTCAAGGAGACAAGACACCCTGTGTATCGAGGAATACGAAAGCGGAACAATAACAAGTGGGTTTCTGAAATGCGAGTTCCTAACAGTAACAAATGCAGTAAGTCAAGGATTTGGCTTGGAACATATCCTACACCAGAAATGGCTGCACGTGCACACGATGTTGCTGCACTCGTTCTTAAGGGGAAATCAGCTTGTCTTAATTTTGCCGACTCGGCATGGCGGTTGAGGTTGCCGGAGTCAAATGATGCGGAGGAGATAAGGAAAGCTGCAATGGAAGCTGCTGAGTTGTTTGCTGTTGAGGACAACAGTGATGGAGGGGCCATTGAAGATTCCAATGATAAGCATGTTATGACGGAaatggaagacatgcatgattTGCTTTTGAGAATTGCAAATGAGCCATTACGTTCTCCTTCTCCATCTATCACAGATTATGCTACTAACTGGGGTGATATGGAGATATTCGACACTCAAGTTTCATCATTGTGGAACTTTTCTATTTGA